A region from the Benincasa hispida cultivar B227 chromosome 10, ASM972705v1, whole genome shotgun sequence genome encodes:
- the LOC120087620 gene encoding myb family transcription factor IPN2-like has product MFHATKKPSSMTSHDRPMCVQGDSGLVLTTDPKPRLRWTVELHERFVDAVTQLGGPDKATPKTIMRVMGVKGLTLYHLKSHLQKFRLGKQPHKEFNDQSIKDGIRASALELQRNSGSSSSLMDRSMNEMQMMEVQRRLHEQIEVQRHLQLRIEAQGKYMQSILEKACQTLAGENMAAASAAAGPFKTTSNNMGTTTNLVSDAAIKDFISPPPPHHAFPPFQDMNSLFNSEPPPPPPPLIDCLKKPSPFISGAGKTPIFWPDDLRLQDLGTPSATLAPAPPSIGGPPDLDPLQLEMYESKPPPPPSLLAVGNNTMNEKKFDVTLKLERPSPPRSGHSDERVNNNGMPSNSNPTMSQPQGRNSSFG; this is encoded by the exons ATGTTCCATGCCACCAAGAAACCTTCCTCTATGACTTCTCATGACAGGCCAATGTGTGTCCAAGGCGATTCCGGTCTTGTCCTCACCACCGACCCCAAACCCCGTCTCCGTTGGACCGTCGAGCTCCACGAGCGCTTCGTCGATGCCGTCACTCAACTCGGAGGCCCTGATA AAGCCACCCCCAAGACCATCATGAGGGTCATGGGCGTCAAGGGTCTCACTCTCTACCATCTCAAAAGTCACCTCCAG AAATTCAGACTTGGAAAGCAACCCCATAAGGAATTCAATGATCAATCAATAAAAGATGGTATAAGAG CTTCAGCCTTGGAACTTCAGAGAAACAGTGGATCTTCTTCCAGTTTAATGGACCGTAGTATGAACGA AATGCAAATGATGGAGGTCCAGAGACGACTGCATGAACAAATTGAG gTACAAAGACACCTTCAATTAAGAATTGAGGCTCAAGGCAAATACATGCAAAGTATATTAGAGAAAGCTTGCCAAACCCTCGCCGGTGAAAACATGGCCGCCGCCAGCGCCGCCGCTGGACCTTTCAAAACCACTTCCAACAATATGGGAACAACCACCAATCTTGTCTCCGACGCCGCCATCAAAGACTTCATTTCACCTCCCCCACCTCACCACGCCTTCCCTCCTTTTCAAGACATGAACAGCCTATTTAACTCCGAACCGCCACCGCCTCCGCCGCCTCTCATTGACTGCCTCAAGAAGCCCAGCCCCTTCATCTCCGGCGCCGGTAAGACCCCCATTTTCTGGCCGGACGATCTCCGACTCCAAGACTTAGGAACCCCTTCAGCCACCTTAGCACCAGCGCCACCTTCCATCGGCGGCCCACCCGACTTGGACCCCCTACAATTGGAAATGTATGAATCTAAACCACCACCGCCACCGTCACTACTTGCCGTTGGCAACAACACGATGAATGAGAAGAAGTTCGACGTGACGTTAAAGCTCGAGAGGCCGTCACCACCGCGGTCGGGGCATTCCGACGAAAGGGTGAATAATAATGGTATGCCTAGTAATAGCAACCCTACAATGTCACAGCCACAGGGAAGAAATTCTTcatttggttaa